From Companilactobacillus heilongjiangensis, one genomic window encodes:
- a CDS encoding aminotransferase class V-fold PLP-dependent enzyme, with amino-acid sequence MLAPMGIGVLYGKSDLLKAMSPYQYGGEMIDFVEKISKYLD; translated from the coding sequence ATGTTGGCACCAATGGGTATTGGCGTACTTTACGGTAAGAGTGATTTGTTAAAAGCAATGTCACCATATCAATATGGTGGTGAGATGATCGATTTTGTCGAAAAAATATCAAAGTACTTGGACTGA
- a CDS encoding GNAT family N-acetyltransferase has protein sequence MGSCRYRFTCVPFKVNFFGKEFDMSGIANVMSAPEYMQSNGVDTLMDQAFTDMYRNGTTLSYLGPFSYDYYRRFGYEQVFENLKITMPFTKLARYSKPSMGRLKRYKYSQAQDVIGDLFASVNTSGTVARKTWWWKNLALWYPDDLLAVYYDATDEVRGYMRYAFHNGTFIVQDMYYQTPDTFLGLIHFINKHRSIIKILLLIQQIRILELIIFPRIQQMLKSKLSQPKWLESLILKSSSLIIQCKLIILSQSI, from the coding sequence ATGGGCAGTTGCAGGTATCGATTTACTTGTGTACCTTTCAAAGTTAATTTCTTCGGTAAAGAGTTTGACATGTCAGGAATTGCCAACGTCATGAGTGCCCCAGAATATATGCAGAGTAACGGTGTCGATACCTTGATGGATCAAGCATTCACTGATATGTATCGAAATGGTACAACACTGTCATATTTGGGACCATTTTCTTACGATTATTACCGTCGTTTTGGTTATGAGCAGGTTTTTGAAAACTTGAAGATAACTATGCCATTTACGAAATTGGCTCGTTACAGCAAGCCCTCGATGGGTCGATTGAAGCGCTATAAATACTCCCAAGCTCAAGATGTGATTGGTGATTTATTTGCGTCAGTTAATACATCAGGAACAGTGGCTAGAAAAACTTGGTGGTGGAAAAATCTAGCACTTTGGTATCCGGATGATTTATTGGCGGTATACTATGATGCAACGGATGAAGTTCGTGGTTATATGCGTTATGCATTCCATAACGGTACATTTATCGTCCAAGATATGTATTATCAGACACCAGATACCTTTTTAGGATTGATACATTTTATAAATAAACATCGTTCGATTATAAAGATATTGTTATTAATTCAACAGATACGAATCTTAGAATTAATAATTTTTCCACGAATCCAACAGATGCTAAAGTCGAAATTAAGCCAGCCAAAATGGCTCGAATCGTTGATATTAAAAAGTTCTTCACTGATTATCCAGTGCAAGTTGATAATATTGAGTCAATCAATTTAG
- a CDS encoding sterol carrier protein domain-containing protein, whose protein sequence is MARIVDIKKFFTDYPVQVDNIESINLEVNDSLSWNNHIWTLSVKDGVVNIEKSDSEIPEVIVDIQTLTKAMFGYQSLTDSFKVGNVLGNTDEIETLDKLFVHEKAQLKDFF, encoded by the coding sequence ATGGCTCGAATCGTTGATATTAAAAAGTTCTTCACTGATTATCCAGTGCAAGTTGATAATATTGAGTCAATCAATTTAGAGGTCAATGATTCTTTGAGTTGGAATAATCATATCTGGACGTTATCTGTGAAAGATGGCGTGGTCAATATTGAAAAATCCGACAGTGAGATTCCCGAAGTAATCGTTGATATACAGACGTTGACTAAGGCGATGTTTGGTTACCAATCATTGACGGATTCATTTAAAGTGGGAAATGTTCTCGGAAATACAGATGAAATTGAAACTTTGGATAAACTATTTGTCCATGAAAAAGCTCAACTAAAGGATTTTTTCTAG
- a CDS encoding metal-sulfur cluster assembly factor — protein MEDTEYGRKEDQVKEALEKVIDPELGIDIVNLGLIYDVEVENDQRAVITMTLTTMGCPLSDMLHDSIKNAAESVEGIKSCEIQLVWYPVWNIGKMSRYARVALGIPEGFGV, from the coding sequence ATTGAGGATACTGAATATGGTAGAAAAGAAGATCAAGTTAAGGAAGCGTTGGAAAAAGTCATTGATCCCGAGCTTGGTATCGACATTGTTAATTTGGGATTGATTTATGATGTAGAAGTTGAAAATGACCAACGAGCCGTTATAACGATGACATTAACGACAATGGGCTGCCCTTTGAGCGATATGTTGCATGATTCAATCAAAAATGCGGCTGAATCAGTTGAGGGAATTAAATCCTGTGAGATTCAGCTAGTCTGGTACCCCGTTTGGAATATAGGCAAGATGAGCCGTTATGCACGTGTGGCATTGGGAATTCCAGAGGGATTTGGCGTTTAA
- a CDS encoding SLAP domain-containing protein, producing the protein MIFKTSDATEAGRTQVFGDKVGDKVTLTADQIPAGYTVISNDLTLQSDGNTQMITVTKNVEGITPFTATVRVGKSATTLYTVDGKAITSRLLGANSDWKTANKLVLNGKAYYQVATTEWVPADKVTVVSQTNENTDTNSTAEKADRKTVTTKNVDYTTL; encoded by the coding sequence GTGATTTTCAAAACTTCTGACGCAACTGAAGCCGGAAGAACTCAAGTATTCGGTGATAAAGTCGGTGACAAAGTAACTTTGACTGCTGATCAAATCCCTGCAGGTTACACAGTTATCAGTAATGACCTAACACTTCAAAGTGATGGCAATACACAAATGATTACCGTTACTAAGAATGTTGAAGGTATCACACCATTTACCGCTACAGTAAGAGTTGGAAAGTCCGCTACAACGTTGTATACCGTTGATGGCAAGGCTATTACGAGTCGTTTATTGGGGGCAAACAGTGATTGGAAGACAGCCAACAAACTAGTTCTTAATGGCAAAGCTTATTATCAAGTCGCTACAACAGAATGGGTTCCAGCTGATAAAGTAACTGTAGTTTCACAAACAAACGAAAATACTGATACTAATTCAACTGCTGAAAAAGCTGACAGAAAGACTGTTACAACTAAGAATGTTGACTACACCACTTTATGA
- a CDS encoding SLAP domain-containing protein, giving the protein MLTTPLYDGNGKQVSNRGLGKSSAWATDQMQTINNVKYYRVATNEWLKASDIA; this is encoded by the coding sequence ATGTTGACTACACCACTTTATGATGGCAATGGTAAACAAGTAAGTAACCGTGGTTTGGGTAAGAGCTCAGCCTGGGCTACTGATCAAATGCAAACAATCAATAATGTTAAATATTATCGTGTCGCAACAAATGAATGGCTAAAAGCTTCAGATATTGCCTAA